A window of the Pleomorphomonas sp. T1.2MG-36 genome harbors these coding sequences:
- a CDS encoding GFA family protein encodes MASERSYSGSCQCGNIRFSAELVLGELVACNCSRCRRVGHLLAYLPESDFRVTIGEAGVSEYRFHTGRIAHRFCPVCGIQPYATGTAPDGTPSIAVNARCLDGVDLDTLPIKRCDGASY; translated from the coding sequence ATGGCCAGCGAGCGGAGCTACAGCGGCAGCTGCCAGTGCGGCAACATCAGGTTCTCGGCCGAACTCGTGCTCGGCGAACTGGTGGCCTGCAACTGCTCCCGCTGCCGCCGCGTTGGCCACCTTCTCGCCTATCTGCCGGAAAGCGATTTCCGGGTGACGATCGGCGAGGCCGGCGTCTCCGAATATCGCTTCCACACCGGACGGATCGCCCATCGCTTCTGTCCGGTGTGCGGCATCCAGCCCTATGCCACCGGTACCGCGCCTGACGGTACGCCGTCCATCGCCGTCAATGCCCGCTGTCTCGACGGGGTCGATCTCGACACTCTGCCGATCAAGCGGTGCGACGGAGCTTCCTACTAG
- the cobS gene encoding cobaltochelatase subunit CobS — MAQQTYDAPLPDIRVSVREVFGIDTDIEVPAYSKADEHVPDLDTDYLFDRATTLAILAGFAHNRRVMVSGYHGTGKSTHIEQVAARLNWPLVRVNLDSHISRIDLVGKDAIVLRDGKQITEFRDGILPWALQNNVALVFDEYDAGRPDVMFVIQRVLEVAGKLTLLDQNRVIRPHPAFRLFATANTIGLGDTSGLYHGTQQINQGQMDRWSIVTTLNYLPHDHEVGIIAAKAKSFTGPEGRDTLSKMVRVADMTRSAFVNGDISTVMSPRTVLTWAENASIFGDVGFAFRLTFLNKCDETERVQVAEFYQRCFGKELPESAANMVLT, encoded by the coding sequence ATGGCTCAGCAGACGTATGACGCGCCGCTGCCCGATATCCGGGTCTCGGTCCGCGAGGTGTTCGGTATCGACACCGATATCGAAGTGCCCGCCTATTCCAAGGCTGACGAACACGTTCCCGATCTCGATACGGACTACCTGTTCGATCGTGCCACCACTCTCGCGATCCTGGCCGGCTTCGCGCACAATCGCCGCGTCATGGTGTCGGGCTATCACGGCACTGGCAAATCGACGCATATCGAACAGGTGGCCGCCCGGCTCAACTGGCCGCTGGTGCGCGTCAACCTCGACAGCCACATCAGCCGCATCGACCTCGTCGGCAAGGACGCCATCGTGCTGCGCGATGGCAAGCAGATCACCGAGTTCCGCGACGGCATCCTGCCCTGGGCGCTGCAGAACAACGTGGCGCTGGTGTTCGACGAATATGATGCCGGCCGTCCCGACGTGATGTTCGTCATCCAGCGCGTGCTGGAGGTGGCCGGCAAGCTGACGCTGCTCGACCAGAACCGCGTCATCCGCCCGCATCCGGCCTTCCGCCTGTTTGCGACGGCCAACACCATCGGCCTCGGCGACACGTCCGGCCTCTACCACGGCACGCAGCAGATCAATCAGGGCCAGATGGACCGCTGGTCGATCGTCACCACGCTCAACTATCTGCCGCACGACCACGAGGTCGGCATCATCGCCGCCAAGGCCAAGTCGTTCACCGGTCCGGAAGGCCGCGACACGCTGTCGAAGATGGTGCGCGTCGCCGACATGACGCGCTCGGCCTTCGTCAACGGCGACATATCCACGGTGATGAGCCCGCGTACGGTGCTGACCTGGGCCGAGAACGCCTCGATCTTCGGCGACGTCGGCTTTGCCTTCCGTCTCACCTTCCTCAACAAGTGCGACGAGACCGAGCGGGTGCAGGTCGCCGAGTTCTACCAGCGTTGCTTCGGCAAGGAATTGCCGGAGAGCGCCGCGAACATGGTGCTCACCTGA
- a CDS encoding J domain-containing protein, with protein sequence MDSYSKLFDKLRIKPDKESVARDQFPPCDWDGCESAGAYRAPKGRGREGQYHHFCLEHVQLYNKSYNYFSGMGDDDVIAFQKDALTGHRPTWTVSVNRWGQTDPNAGHHGRPAEPTYNDPFGVFHGSRSGGMRAEPEEPRRRVSPMTQRAFETLHLEVGVSKEEIKAQYKVMVKRHHPDANGGDRSSEERLREIIQAYNYLKTAGFC encoded by the coding sequence ATGGATTCCTATTCCAAGCTCTTCGACAAACTCCGGATCAAGCCGGACAAGGAAAGCGTCGCTCGCGACCAGTTCCCGCCTTGCGATTGGGACGGGTGCGAGAGCGCTGGCGCCTATCGCGCGCCGAAAGGCCGGGGTCGCGAGGGGCAGTATCATCACTTCTGCCTGGAGCATGTGCAGCTCTACAACAAGTCCTACAACTACTTCTCGGGCATGGGAGACGACGATGTCATCGCCTTCCAGAAGGACGCGCTGACCGGCCATCGCCCGACCTGGACGGTATCGGTCAACCGCTGGGGGCAGACCGACCCCAACGCCGGCCATCACGGACGGCCTGCCGAGCCGACCTACAACGATCCGTTCGGCGTGTTCCACGGGTCGCGGTCGGGCGGCATGCGGGCCGAGCCCGAGGAGCCGCGCCGGCGCGTGTCGCCGATGACACAGCGCGCCTTCGAAACGTTGCACCTTGAGGTTGGCGTCTCGAAGGAGGAGATCAAGGCGCAGTACAAGGTCATGGTCAAACGCCACCATCCCGACGCCAACGGCGGCGATCGGTCCTCAGAGGAACGGTTGCGGGAGATCATCCAAGCCTATAATTACTTGAAGACTGCCGGTTTCTGTTGA
- a CDS encoding BolA family protein, producing MTSTTPPVSARKNRIEAALLAELSPSYVNVIDDSERHRGHGGWREGGETHFVVEVVSAAFEGKSRLARQRLVMDALKAEFDTGLHALSVTARAPGE from the coding sequence ATGACTTCGACGACCCCGCCCGTTTCCGCCCGCAAGAACCGCATCGAGGCGGCGCTCCTCGCCGAGCTGTCGCCGTCCTATGTGAACGTGATCGACGACAGCGAGCGCCACCGCGGACATGGCGGCTGGCGCGAGGGCGGCGAGACCCATTTCGTCGTAGAGGTGGTATCGGCGGCTTTCGAGGGCAAGAGCCGCCTCGCCCGCCAGCGTCTCGTCATGGATGCGCTGAAGGCGGAGTTCGACACCGGCCTGCACGCCCTGTCCGTCACCGCTCGCGCACCCGGAGAGTGA
- a CDS encoding HlyC/CorC family transporter — MGGRGGALADLVLAGVPVALFVVITVILSAAGSALLASNRTKLHHMERLGDRRIKRLVELTAERARAVSAIRLARQVSTVALTIFATRAVLSLETDPVRLAVWAVGGVILAILLDAVPRVIVSLRPERSAFVLLSAIEIPARLLGPLIAGIEKAVIAPLRLVSKAPREAAWTAHEEIREAVDLLHREGGVVKDDRDMVGGVLDLSELPLSDIMVHRTKMRTFDIDMPVGDLLKALISSPFTRHPLWRDEPDNIVGVLHSKELMRAIDRADGDPAKVCVETLMTPPWFVPDTTLAADQLRAFLKRKVHLALVVDEYGEVQGLVTLEDILEEIVGEIADEQDVVVQGVRPYPDGSASVDGAVPIRDLNRMMDWRLPDDEATTIAGLVIHEARMIPDPGQSFTFHGFRFRVLRRQRNRITALKVGPVDDAFRA; from the coding sequence ATGGGCGGACGGGGCGGGGCGCTGGCCGATCTCGTGTTAGCCGGCGTGCCGGTCGCCCTGTTCGTCGTCATCACCGTGATCCTGTCGGCGGCCGGGTCGGCCTTGCTCGCCTCCAACCGCACCAAGCTGCATCACATGGAGCGGCTTGGCGACCGCCGCATCAAGCGCCTCGTCGAGCTGACCGCCGAGCGGGCGCGGGCGGTGTCGGCCATCCGTCTGGCGCGCCAGGTGTCGACGGTGGCGCTGACCATCTTCGCGACGCGGGCGGTGCTGTCCCTCGAGACCGATCCCGTGCGCCTTGCCGTCTGGGCGGTCGGCGGCGTCATTCTTGCCATCCTGCTCGACGCCGTGCCGCGCGTGATTGTGTCGCTGAGGCCGGAACGATCGGCCTTCGTTCTCCTGTCGGCGATCGAGATTCCGGCCCGTCTGCTGGGGCCGCTGATTGCCGGCATCGAGAAAGCGGTGATCGCCCCCCTGAGGCTGGTCAGCAAGGCGCCGCGCGAGGCGGCCTGGACGGCGCATGAGGAAATTCGCGAGGCGGTCGACCTGCTGCATCGCGAGGGCGGCGTGGTCAAGGACGATCGCGACATGGTCGGCGGCGTGCTCGACCTCAGCGAGCTACCGCTGTCCGACATCATGGTGCATCGCACCAAGATGCGTACCTTCGACATCGACATGCCGGTCGGCGATCTCCTGAAGGCGTTGATCTCAAGCCCGTTCACGCGCCACCCCTTGTGGCGTGACGAGCCGGACAACATCGTCGGCGTCCTGCACTCCAAGGAGCTGATGCGCGCCATCGACCGCGCCGACGGCGATCCCGCCAAGGTTTGCGTCGAGACGCTGATGACGCCGCCCTGGTTCGTGCCCGACACGACGTTGGCCGCCGACCAGCTCAGGGCGTTTCTCAAGCGCAAGGTCCATCTCGCGCTGGTCGTCGACGAGTATGGCGAAGTGCAGGGTCTCGTCACCCTCGAGGATATTCTCGAGGAGATCGTCGGCGAGATCGCCGACGAGCAGGACGTGGTGGTGCAAGGCGTCCGTCCGTATCCCGACGGTTCGGCCTCGGTGGACGGGGCGGTGCCGATCCGCGACCTCAATCGCATGATGGACTGGCGTCTGCCCGACGACGAGGCGACCACCATTGCCGGTCTCGTCATTCACGAGGCGCGGATGATCCCCGACCCCGGCCAGTCCTTCACCTTTCACGGTTTCCGCTTCCGCGTGCTCAGGCGACAGCGGAACCGCATCACGGCGCTGAAGGTCGGACCGGTTGACGACGCGTTCCGCGCCTGA
- the aroB gene encoding 3-dehydroquinate synthase, whose translation MTTEGETDGIVKVPVSLGERSYDILIGEGLVADAGKWFRAVLPKARACIITDSNVSGRHLVAFEKSLRRAGVTASAVVIPAGEASKCFDVFEQVVDQVVGGRYERGDAVVALGGGVVGDLAGFVAGVVRRGMRFVQVPTTLLSQVDSSVGGKTGINSRHGKNLVGVFHQPDLVMADTSVLDTLPEREFRAGYAEVVKYGLIDNAAFFASLEKTWRDVFAGGPARIEAIAVSCRSKAAIVARDERETGDRALLNLGHTFGHAIETAAGYNGTVVHGEAVSLGMVLAHDFSVRLNQMSADDAGRIRAHLAEVGLPTKLSDIPGGAPSVSTFMELIGQDKKVQNGALTFILSRGIGEAFIAKDVPAEAVRGFLTDKLSEGQA comes from the coding sequence ATGACGACTGAAGGGGAAACGGACGGCATCGTCAAGGTGCCCGTGTCGCTCGGCGAGCGGTCCTACGACATCCTGATCGGCGAGGGGCTTGTCGCCGACGCCGGCAAGTGGTTCCGTGCCGTGCTGCCGAAGGCGCGCGCCTGCATCATCACCGATTCCAACGTCTCGGGCCGGCATCTCGTCGCGTTCGAGAAGTCGTTGCGACGGGCCGGCGTCACGGCCAGCGCCGTCGTCATTCCGGCGGGCGAAGCCTCCAAATGCTTCGACGTGTTCGAGCAGGTGGTCGACCAGGTGGTTGGCGGCCGCTATGAGCGCGGCGACGCGGTGGTGGCCCTGGGCGGTGGCGTGGTCGGCGACCTCGCCGGCTTCGTGGCCGGCGTCGTCCGGCGCGGCATGCGTTTCGTGCAGGTGCCGACGACGCTTCTTTCGCAGGTGGATTCGTCGGTGGGCGGCAAGACCGGCATCAACAGCCGCCATGGCAAGAACCTCGTCGGCGTGTTTCATCAGCCCGATCTGGTGATGGCCGACACCAGCGTGCTCGACACGCTGCCCGAGCGCGAGTTCCGCGCCGGCTATGCCGAGGTGGTCAAATACGGCCTGATCGACAATGCCGCCTTCTTCGCCTCGCTGGAGAAGACCTGGCGCGACGTGTTCGCCGGCGGGCCCGCGCGGATCGAGGCGATCGCCGTTTCCTGCCGTTCCAAGGCGGCCATCGTCGCCCGCGACGAACGCGAGACCGGTGACCGCGCGCTGCTCAACCTCGGCCATACCTTCGGTCACGCCATCGAGACGGCGGCCGGCTACAACGGCACCGTGGTGCATGGCGAGGCGGTGTCGCTGGGCATGGTGCTCGCCCATGACTTCTCCGTACGCCTCAACCAGATGTCGGCGGACGACGCCGGACGGATCCGCGCCCACCTTGCCGAGGTCGGGCTTCCGACCAAGCTCTCCGACATTCCCGGCGGGGCGCCATCGGTCTCCACCTTCATGGAGCTGATCGGCCAGGACAAGAAGGTGCAGAACGGCGCCCTGACCTTCATCCTGAGCCGGGGCATCGGCGAGGCCTTCATTGCCAAGGACGTGCCGGCCGAAGCCGTGCGCGGCTTCCTCACCGACAAGCTCAGCGAAGGACAGGCCTGA
- a CDS encoding shikimate kinase, with product MTDVKTSRSRDHDAAHRRASANARIVELLGGRSVVLVGMMGAGKTSVGKRLAGRLGLTFIDADTAIEEAAKKTVSEIFAEHGEDYFRQGERRVIARLLREPGHIIATGGGAFMNAETRAAIRSAGISIWLRADWELLYERVRRRPTRPLLQTADPEGTLRALVEARYPVYAEADLVVQSVDVPHEAMVDAVVAALEAWLMEDAGPEREAP from the coding sequence ATGACCGACGTCAAGACCAGCCGCAGCCGCGATCACGACGCCGCCCATCGGCGCGCCAGTGCCAATGCGCGTATCGTCGAACTGCTCGGCGGCCGCTCGGTGGTGCTGGTGGGCATGATGGGGGCTGGCAAGACGTCGGTGGGCAAACGCCTCGCCGGCCGGCTCGGCCTCACCTTCATCGACGCCGACACGGCGATCGAGGAGGCGGCCAAGAAGACGGTGTCCGAGATCTTCGCCGAGCATGGCGAGGACTACTTTCGCCAGGGCGAACGGCGGGTGATCGCCCGCCTGTTGCGCGAGCCGGGCCATATCATCGCTACCGGCGGCGGCGCCTTCATGAACGCTGAGACGCGGGCGGCGATCCGGAGCGCGGGCATATCGATCTGGCTCAGGGCCGACTGGGAGCTGCTCTACGAGCGGGTGCGCCGCCGGCCGACGCGGCCGCTTCTTCAGACGGCCGATCCCGAGGGCACGCTGAGGGCTCTCGTCGAGGCACGTTATCCGGTCTATGCCGAGGCGGATCTGGTCGTCCAGTCGGTCGACGTGCCGCATGAGGCGATGGTCGACGCGGTGGTTGCCGCGCTGGAAGCCTGGCTCATGGAAGACGCTGGACCTGAACGAGAGGCGCCGTGA
- a CDS encoding site-specific tyrosine recombinase XerD, producing the protein MSVSDATLVETYLEAASIENAASDNTLAAYRADLDLYIGFLAGRGRGLLDAATDDVEDFVAGLAAEGYAAATQARRLSAVRQLHKFLYTEGRRADDPTARVDRPRTRRPLPKVLSVEDVGRLMDATAATAAEPVEDRAEALRRTRFWAMLETLYASGLRVSELVGLPAGAIREGTAAMTVRGKGSKDRLVPIGDTARAAVIAYRSLLKASGRHAGSPFLFPANSETGHVTRQSFARDLKDAAARLGISPDKVSPHVLRHAFASHLLQNGADLRIVQELLGHADIGTTEIYTHVLEHRLAALVADHHPLSER; encoded by the coding sequence ATGAGCGTCAGTGACGCCACGCTGGTCGAGACCTATCTCGAGGCGGCAAGCATCGAGAATGCCGCCTCCGACAACACGCTCGCCGCCTACCGCGCCGACCTCGATCTCTACATCGGTTTTCTTGCCGGTCGGGGGCGCGGCCTCCTCGACGCGGCGACGGACGATGTCGAGGATTTCGTCGCCGGGCTCGCCGCGGAGGGCTACGCCGCCGCCACGCAGGCCCGCCGCCTGTCCGCCGTCCGCCAGTTGCACAAGTTCCTCTACACGGAGGGACGACGCGCCGACGACCCCACCGCGCGGGTCGACCGCCCCCGTACCCGCCGTCCGCTGCCCAAGGTACTTTCCGTCGAGGACGTCGGCCGACTGATGGACGCGACCGCCGCCACGGCCGCCGAGCCCGTCGAGGATCGGGCCGAAGCGCTGCGCCGTACCCGCTTCTGGGCCATGCTGGAAACGCTCTATGCGTCCGGCCTGCGCGTCTCCGAGCTCGTCGGCCTGCCGGCCGGCGCCATCCGCGAGGGCACGGCCGCCATGACCGTGCGCGGCAAAGGCTCCAAGGACCGGCTGGTGCCGATCGGCGACACCGCCCGCGCCGCCGTCATCGCCTATCGCAGCCTCCTCAAGGCAAGCGGCCGGCACGCCGGTAGCCCCTTCCTGTTTCCGGCCAACTCCGAAACCGGCCACGTGACGCGCCAGAGTTTCGCCCGCGACCTCAAGGACGCCGCCGCTCGGCTGGGCATATCGCCCGACAAGGTGTCGCCGCACGTCCTGCGACATGCCTTCGCCAGCCATCTGCTCCAGAACGGAGCCGACCTTCGCATCGTCCAGGAATTGCTCGGCCACGCCGACATCGGCACGACCGAGATCTACACGCACGTTCTCGAGCACCGTCTCGCCGCGCTTGTCGCCGATCATCACCCACTGTCCGAGCGATAA